TAATCAAATCTCCTTCTGCATATACCTGTTGACCAGAACGTATCGGTTTCGAAATAACTTTCGTCGCTTGAGGTACCAAACGCTCCTCAACCACAGTTTTCACAACAACATCTGGGCTGGCTTCATCTTTTACGGAAGGAGAAACATTAATCGGTCTCGCTTTACTGGCAGGCAAAAGCGGAATCGTCACTGACGCATTCCATACTGGCAAGCCTTCTGGGTCGCAACGCCAACCAATCACACCAAGGCCGAGGGCACTGACAGATCGAATCAGTGTTTCAAATTCTTCTAATGTGATGCCGCGTTTCATTTTCGAAATATCAATAATGATAGGAGCTTGATTGAAAAAATGCGGCACCTGATCAATTTTTTCTTTTAGATGAAAAACAATATCATCTAATGAGAAGGTTTGAATTTCTAGCAAAACTGTCGTAACGACACTTCCTTTAAGTCGGAAGCCTGAGTCTGTCATGCAAAGTGTCCTTTTTAGTACCTAAAATGGCTTTAAATAGTATTAAGCCGAGCTGAACTAACCTCATCAGCGCAAGAAATCTATTCTATCAAGCTGAACGATTAAAGAAAGTCACCACGACAATGTCTTTACACTCCCAGAAAAGCCTCTCTGCTCCCTTATAGTGCTAAGAATAACGTAAAATGTGCAAGAATGAACGAAAGATTAACCTTTTGATTTAGTTAATCTTTTACAACTTACTTACAGACTTGTTCCCATTAATCTGGGGAAAACTTTTGCACCATTAAAAACCGATAAAAATTCTCATTCATCCACAGTATGAACCGCGAATTCAGCAGATAATCGACTCACACCCAAACCACTTTGCTTGGTTAACTTTATCTGTACCGGAATACGCTCTTTCAGTGCACTAATATGACTGATAATTCCGATGGTTTTACCGGATGAATGCAAGTTATCCAACGCGTCCAAAGCGGATTCCAGCGTCTCGCTGTCTAACGTACCAAAGCCCTCGTCTAAAAATAGCGAATCAATGCTGGTTTTATGGGACACCAAATCAGACAGCGCCAACGCCAACGCCAAACTAACGAGGAAAGACTCACCGCCTGAAAGGGTTTTTGTATCACGCGATACATCCGCCTGCCACGTGTCTACTACAGCCAACGACAAGGCCTCTTCGTGCCTCATTAGCTGATAGCGTCGATGTAGAATATTCAAATGCTGATTGGCTAAATACACTAAATGATCCAATGTGAGACTTTGTGCAAAGCGACGGAACTTCGCGCCGTCTGCCGAGCCAATCAAATGATTCAAGCGATCTAAATGAATCAACTCATCACGTAATCGATTCAACTCCTCTACCGACGCTTTAGCTTGCTCTCGCCGCTGCTTTTCTTCGCGTATTTTCTGCGACACCTCACCCAAATGTCGATTCAATTGCTGTCGTTGTGTCTCAAGCGTCTCGACCAAAGCCAGCAGCTCATCTAGTGAGGTATTGTCCAGTGAGCCATTGCCTGTCAACTCGTTAGTCGGTTTTTGATTCGTGTGATCAAGCAATGCGTCTTCCGACTGTGTTAGCAAAGCCGCTTGTCGAGTCATCGTTTCTTTCAATACGACAGACATGTCTTGCAAGGTTTTCAAGTCAGCTTCCGTC
This genomic stretch from Marinomonas primoryensis harbors:
- the minC gene encoding septum site-determining protein MinC, whose amino-acid sequence is MTDSGFRLKGSVVTTVLLEIQTFSLDDIVFHLKEKIDQVPHFFNQAPIIIDISKMKRGITLEEFETLIRSVSALGLGVIGWRCDPEGLPVWNASVTIPLLPASKARPINVSPSVKDEASPDVVVKTVVEERLVPQATKVISKPIRSGQQVYAEGDLIILAQVSAGAEVLADGNIHVYGALRGRALAGVKGDVEARIFCKSMEAELVSIAGNFMLSDALQNIVWKDSAQVLLVDDSLEIVPL